In Thauera sedimentorum, a single genomic region encodes these proteins:
- a CDS encoding AzlC family ABC transporter permease has product MNESFKRGATEGFRAFLPLSVGLIPWAVVTGVAMRSIGLSPLEAMGMNVIVFAGTAQLGTLPLIAAGAPLWLLVLTALVLNLRFVIFSAALAPAFAGYSKGRRTLASYLLVDGVFAILSERILKSDDPHWRWGCYIAPSVWCWVLWQLFALVGVLGAGVLPADWSLEFMATIALMVMLVPMSATRPMLVAALAGGLGAVLLRGLPLKLGLIAGILVGIAAGFAAEHWQQRRRQA; this is encoded by the coding sequence ATGAACGAATCCTTCAAGCGCGGCGCCACCGAAGGCTTCCGCGCCTTCCTGCCTTTGTCGGTCGGCCTGATCCCCTGGGCGGTGGTCACCGGCGTGGCCATGCGCTCGATCGGCCTCAGCCCGCTCGAGGCCATGGGCATGAACGTCATCGTCTTCGCCGGCACCGCCCAGCTCGGCACCCTGCCGCTGATCGCCGCCGGCGCGCCGCTGTGGCTGCTGGTGCTCACCGCGCTGGTGCTCAACCTGCGCTTCGTGATCTTCTCCGCCGCGCTGGCGCCGGCCTTTGCCGGCTATTCCAAGGGCCGCCGCACGCTCGCCAGCTATCTGCTGGTGGACGGCGTGTTCGCCATCCTCTCCGAGCGCATCCTCAAGTCGGACGATCCGCACTGGCGCTGGGGCTGCTACATCGCGCCTTCCGTCTGGTGCTGGGTACTGTGGCAGCTGTTCGCGCTGGTCGGCGTGCTCGGCGCCGGCGTGCTGCCGGCGGACTGGTCGCTGGAGTTCATGGCCACCATCGCGCTGATGGTGATGCTGGTGCCGATGAGCGCCACCCGGCCGATGCTGGTCGCCGCGCTCGCCGGAGGCCTGGGTGCGGTGCTGCTGCGCGGGCTGCCGCTCAAGCTCGGCCTGATCGCCGGCATCCTGGTCGGCATCGCCGCCGGCTTTGCCGCGGAACACTGGCAGCAGCGCAGGAGGCAGGCATGA
- a CDS encoding BLUF domain-containing protein — translation MPVLQIVYRSLAREGFDEPEMLDILRVSQARNQRDRISGLLIHRAPVFVQLLEGPPDAVLALYERIARDPRHHGVEVVLRQEAAQAAMPTWAMGYLSATAGDCAGPEDAFVFDYAQARSLCEALPPAIGAPFLEVLGVSA, via the coding sequence ATGCCGGTTCTGCAGATCGTTTACCGCAGCCTTGCGCGCGAGGGGTTCGACGAGCCCGAAATGCTGGACATTCTGCGCGTGTCACAGGCGCGCAACCAGCGGGACAGGATCTCGGGGCTGCTGATCCACCGCGCGCCCGTCTTCGTGCAGCTGCTGGAAGGTCCGCCCGATGCCGTGCTCGCCCTGTACGAGCGCATCGCCCGCGACCCGCGTCATCACGGCGTCGAGGTGGTCCTGCGCCAGGAAGCCGCCCAGGCCGCGATGCCGACCTGGGCGATGGGCTATCTGTCGGCGACTGCCGGCGATTGTGCCGGCCCGGAGGACGCCTTCGTCTTCGATTACGCCCAGGCGCGCAGCCTCTGCGAGGCCTTGCCGCCGGCCATCGGCGCGCCCTTTCTCGAGGTGCTGGGGGTGTCGGCATGA
- a CDS encoding response regulator, which translates to MSALTLYCVDHDPVSRVVLKSIFERDHEVECFDSAEDCLARVAQRRPDLMLLDVELPGMNGYDLCRRIKDDYATHNLPVLFISHREDLAARLEGYEAGGEDFILKPYALDEVRRRVAVVQRALADAANLRQQLSDTEMLSSLLLSNMDEYAVLIKFMRTLNESEDLDAVAQALLAMLRAFHLQGAVQIRAPWQTFTLSEQGRDRPLEQAVIAHMATMDRIFEFNTRSVYNFAGVTVLVNDMPVHDSELCGRLRDHLAIAAEMADARVQSLIGGHRLRATQSGLAEVLEDTRRTLANYNRHQDDLHKGAAEHLHGLLTRLEVSFAPLGLSNELEEEIVDMVHARTQDILSLFQSSDDMADILVGLERRLEQVLHQG; encoded by the coding sequence ATGAGCGCCCTGACCCTGTATTGCGTGGATCACGATCCGGTCTCGCGCGTGGTGCTGAAGTCCATCTTCGAACGCGACCACGAGGTCGAGTGCTTCGACAGCGCCGAGGACTGCCTGGCGCGCGTCGCGCAGCGGCGTCCCGATCTGATGTTGCTCGACGTCGAGCTGCCGGGGATGAACGGCTACGACTTGTGCCGGCGCATCAAGGACGACTACGCCACGCACAACCTCCCGGTGCTGTTCATCTCGCACAGGGAGGACCTCGCCGCGCGCCTGGAGGGCTACGAGGCCGGTGGGGAGGACTTCATCCTCAAACCCTATGCGCTCGACGAGGTGCGCCGCAGGGTGGCCGTGGTGCAGCGTGCGCTGGCGGATGCGGCGAACCTGCGCCAGCAACTCAGCGACACCGAGATGCTCAGCTCCCTGCTGCTGTCGAACATGGATGAGTACGCGGTACTCATCAAGTTCATGCGCACGCTGAACGAGAGCGAGGACCTGGACGCGGTCGCGCAGGCCCTGCTGGCCATGCTGCGCGCCTTCCACCTGCAGGGCGCGGTGCAGATCCGCGCGCCCTGGCAGACCTTCACGCTCAGCGAGCAGGGGCGGGACCGTCCGCTGGAGCAGGCGGTCATCGCCCACATGGCCACCATGGACCGCATCTTCGAGTTCAACACGCGCAGCGTCTATAACTTCGCCGGCGTCACCGTGCTGGTCAACGACATGCCGGTGCACGACAGCGAGCTGTGCGGGCGGCTGCGCGACCATCTCGCGATCGCCGCGGAGATGGCCGATGCGCGGGTCCAGTCGCTGATCGGCGGCCACCGCCTGCGCGCCACCCAGTCCGGGCTGGCCGAGGTGCTGGAGGATACGCGGCGGACGCTGGCGAACTACAACCGGCATCAGGATGATCTGCACAAGGGGGCTGCGGAGCATCTGCACGGGCTGCTGACCCGGCTGGAAGTCTCGTTTGCGCCGCTCGGGCTGAGCAACGAGCTCGAGGAAGAAATCGTCGACATGGTGCACGCGCGCACGCAGGACATCCTGTCGCTCTTCCAGTCGTCCGACGACATGGCCGATATTCTGGTCGGACTAGAGCGGCGCCTGGAGCAGGTGCTGCACCAGGGCTGA
- a CDS encoding copper chaperone PCu(A)C encodes MRKARLVTLATLALAAMSTPAAADDLHVRDAWIPAYADKPASAPLFLTLVNTGNTADRLLGASSPAADSVSLQGMALSDGALKAQPVKAVDLPAGVPVPLAAGGVWLQLEGLKTPLRARASYTVTLKFENGGEREYAVRARPTLLASESLDNLRTDPLQQPGQPTRTEGLDDALRSDPFLR; translated from the coding sequence ATGCGCAAAGCCAGACTCGTGACCCTCGCCACCCTCGCGCTTGCGGCAATGTCCACGCCGGCTGCGGCCGACGACCTGCATGTGCGCGACGCGTGGATCCCCGCCTACGCGGACAAACCGGCCAGCGCGCCGCTCTTCCTTACCCTGGTGAATACCGGCAACACCGCCGACCGCCTGCTGGGCGCCAGCAGCCCGGCGGCCGATTCGGTCAGCCTGCAGGGCATGGCGCTGAGCGACGGCGCGCTGAAGGCGCAGCCGGTCAAGGCGGTCGACCTGCCGGCCGGGGTGCCGGTGCCGCTGGCCGCCGGCGGCGTATGGCTGCAGCTCGAAGGGCTCAAGACGCCGCTGCGCGCCCGCGCGAGCTACACCGTAACCCTCAAGTTCGAGAACGGCGGCGAACGCGAATACGCCGTGCGTGCGCGCCCCACCCTGCTGGCCTCGGAGTCGCTCGACAACCTGCGCACCGACCCCCTGCAGCAGCCCGGCCAGCCCACCCGCACCGAAGGGCTGGACGACGCCCTGCGCAGCGACCCCTTCCTGCGCTGA